The Drosophila bipectinata strain 14024-0381.07 chromosome 3L, DbipHiC1v2, whole genome shotgun sequence region CCTCTCGCCTCTTTCGCCGCTGTTCGATGATACGCTCTTCATCGTCTTCGTCATCGTTAATGTCAATGTCCAGATTGATGTCTTCATCACTGCTTTCCTTTTCATGCATCTTCTGACCTTCGCTTAGCGAGCCTTTATAGCGATCACGGTCGCCGACCCCGTTGTCCCCACCACGGCCACCACCGCGTCCACGATCGAAACCACCTCGGTCTCGATCTTTTTGGCGCTCGCGCTCTCGGCGCCTGTCTGACTCCAACTTACTACGACTGTGGGATCGCTGACGGTTCGGCCGACCATCCCGATCCCTAGGGCGACCCGTACGCGGCTCAGTTGCCTGCTGCCTGTCCGTTCCTCTACGGTCCCGCTCCCGTTCTCTATCCCTCTCACGATCTCGGTCTCGGCTGTGTTCGCGCCTCTCGCGCTGCTTGTCTCGGTTGATCTCTTGCCGAAGATCCTCCATGTTCCGGTTGCGACTTCGGGGCCTGGACTGTATAGGAAGTGGTTCTCCTCGGCGACGCGGTGGTGTGCGGCTGCGAAGGCGCTCTCGTTCCCTGGAGCGACGCTCTCTACGGGCGTGGGTTGACTCATCACGAACACGACTTCTTGGCGCTGTCGTGGCCGGGGAAGGGGATGCATGGCGTCTTCGCTTCTCGGGTGTGGGCGAGGGCGTGCGCTGTCCTCCGCTAGAATCATCCAACAATATAACATCGGATTCATTTGAGTTATGCTTGCTAGACTGTTTAATAATAGCGTGTTTACTAGTTGCAGTGGCCAGCGGCGCTGCAGACTTGCTGGCGGCTATGTGGGGCTGCGCTGCGTGGGTAGCCACCTTGGCCACAGGTTTTCCCTGCGAAGACTCCTGATGAGTTTTCTTCGGCGTCTGGCGATGGTTGGGGGGATCGGTCATCTCTTCTACTTCAGGGTCCGACAGATAGGCACCAAGGCGAGCCTGCAGCAGGGCCTTTTGTCGCATTAAGTCCTCCAAGTTAAGTTCGTCTTCTATAATCGGCGAAATGACGGGACTGGCCACATCGACCGGGCTATGAAAAAAATGGTGAAgacttaaattatttttttatgatataCCCGCCACTAATACATACACATCGCTCTCGCTGCCGGAGCTGGCAACCTCCAAAACAGGCAGCACCTTGTTCTGTATAGTCTTGGTTATCTCTTCAACTAGACTACAAGGATCCGTGGGCAGCTTTTGCTTAGCAAGTCTTAGATCGGCACCATTCCGACTAGCCTTCTCCATAATCTCGGTAAACTTGCTACTTAATGATGCGTTACGTGGTTGCTTGATCGTCGCTATTTCCGGCGCTTCAGAGTCCGAGGACTCGCTTTGCCGGTGAAGACGTTTCTTAGCTTTCTTATGCTTCTTGTGGGGGTGCTTTTCTTTCTCACTCTTGCTTGAAGAGgactttttgtgttttttgtgcttCTTTGGCTTTTTGTGCTTAGTCCGTCGTTCCTCCGACTCGCTATTACTGGAGTCATAGCTGTTTGGGGAAAACGAAGGGATGGGCGGGGAGTTGCGAGGAAACGAAGTCAATACATACACGCACGCTGAATGTGTTTAACAAAATTGTTCTTACCTTTTATCAGTCATCATTTTTAGGTTTGCTCTGTTTGCTTCTCCAAAGACTATTAGTTTGCTTATCAATTACAAATTTGTgtaattttcctactttttcctttttggtgGCTTCTAGTGTGACTGTATTTCGAATATAGAAATAGCTGTCAGAAATAACAGCCTACTTTTTTTaggtatattttaatattaatatattttaatataaaaataacccagattttttaaattaattaataaaaattaaattttattttttaagaattttggAAGTTTTATCAGTTTTTATTATACATAGTTTGCAGAATACGATAAAATTGACAGATGCTATAAGGAATATATTATTTtcgcatttattttaattaaagtgaCGGGAATTCTAAGACCCTAACTAGCTACAGCTACATCCACGTCGTGCTCATCTTTATCAATGCTAAGTTCCAACACAGTATCCTCCTCAACGGACATTGCTTTAGAGTCCTCCGTGGATACAGATGGATACTTTTGCTCCCCACGAGCACCATCGAACTTGGTGGGGCCGCTGTTGTTGAGATCATCATCTTCGTCGCTCACCTCCATGATTCCGTTGTCGTCCAAATCGTGCCCTGAACGGGTATCGCTTTCACTAACCGTCGACGAAGCCGAGGAAGAGCTGTTGTCCTGCTCCAGCTGCTGCTCCAGCTCGTGGATGGTGTACATAAGCAAGGTGAAATCATTACGCCGCTTTTGGAACTTTCGCTCCATCTTCAACTTCTTTTGCACTAAGTCGTCGATCTCCCGCCGAATAGTCTCGATCTGACCCTGGGTGCCATTCCTGTCGGGTTGGTTTTCGATGAGCTCGGCCAGAAGATCATATTCCATTTTGTTCTTCCTTATCTGTTTAGCGGTAATAAGTTCCTTCTTGCTAGCCTCTATTTCATCCCGGGCTAGGACTATGCTCTCCTCGTGCTGCTCCACTAACCGACTGTAGTTGTCCCTTTCTGCATTGATCATCTGAAGCGTTTGTACGTTTTTCATCGCTGTCAGCTTGCACTGTGCAAACTGGGCCATTAACCTGTCGTACATAACCTGGCTACACGTTGGAAAAACGTTAGAAGATGGCTCCCAGGAGAAGGACTAAAATTACCTGGTCTCCGGCGAGTCGTTCTTAGAGTTGGCCCACTTCAGAAAATGCTTAAGCAACACATTTAGGCGTCGGTCTTCGCCCGTTCCATCTCCGTCAATCAGTAGACGCTGCTTTATAATTTCCTCTGAGGAAGTAGACATTTAAATTATTGCcgtaaatgtaaaaaaaaacaaaacaaaataacctACCGTCGTTCATTCTCGGGCCCGTATCAGAAAAATTACCAAGTGGTGGCAGATGTTTACAGGCCCGCTCCCGTTGGCGTTAAAAAAATACTGTATTGCGGATTAAATggtatttttacattttttttttcaaaaataaaatttgtattttcccCCATAGTTATCGATTTTTAGGATTTATCGAATTCTAAAAATtgtgacaaaaaaaattgtcagacgtataaaaaacaaaaatgcgtTGTAAATAAAGTCGCGCAGACAGTAGCCCGACATAGACTTTTACCGTTATTGTGTTATCCAACAACAACCTCCTTTTACACCTTCCGAAGTCATCCTCCCAAGTCAGCTACCACGCGATCAGAATATGTCGGAAACGTCTAGTCTTGACGTGGAAAGTGAGGAGCAGAGTTCCTTCGAGGTCATCCAGGCGCTCCGCATACGCTCACAACGCCTTGCCCTTCGCCTTCAGTTGACGCATCGAGAAATGGAGACATCCGCGGCGGCAGCTTGCTGCCGTGAGGCTACAAGAACCGCTCAGCTTACTAAGGTCTTCATGTTGAGGCGTCCTGTGGAAATGGCTCCAGGGCATTCCATGCCGTCGGCACCTGCAATGGCCGCTCCCAACCCGACGCCAGTGAGCAACAGGCAGGCCCTCCCCAACACCGGCTCTATTCCTATGGCCATACCCATGCCAATGACATTGCCTTATCCCTTGCCACTGCCTCCTTTCCATGCAGTTCCTATGCAGATGGCTCCCCAGCTGTCAGCGTCCCATTCGCCCCAGATGCAATTCCTGCAAAATATGCAACAGGGACCGTCTTCCAGGGCGAATGTACAAATCAACGCTCCAAGTTCAAGTCAGAGGAAGAAATCTAAAAAGGTGCTCAGGGACGAGGTGAACGCTCTAATGGAAATGGTGCTAAAGCTTTCTATGGTCTGGTCACCAGACGTCAATGCATATGCCAGCCAACTAATTCGTCAGAACGGGGTACTTTCCCAGTTGGAGTGGATGCATCCCTCCGACAGTCTACGTGCCAAGGTGACCCAAATTCCTCAGGCCGGACTGAGGCAACAGCGCATTGATGGTGGCAGCGAGATGGGTCGTCAGCTGATTAATCAGCAGCGGCCTCAGGAGGGCCAGGCGCGCCTGCGTCGCGAGTCTGAGCTATCCAGTACGAGCAGCAGCAGTGCTCCTCAACAAAACCAAACGCAGGAGAATGAGCAGCAAGGCCAAGGAGGGCGTAAGCGCAATCATAGAAAACGTGACGGGTCTGGAAAGAACCCCAAGCAGTCGCTAAAGACCGAGCTGGTAGCGATGCGGGCTTATATAAACAGAATAGTTCAGGACTATATCGGAGTCGACCACCCACTACCACCAGAGTTGCAATTCACTGGCGACTTTTCCGACCTCGAAGACCATGCGCAGCGCTTGACTGCGGCGGGCTTTGGACGCATCGTTGAGGAAGAGATTCGAGTTAACCGAAAAAACAA contains the following coding sequences:
- the Prp4k gene encoding serine/threonine-protein kinase PRP4 homolog; translation: MMTDKSYDSSNSESEERRTKHKKPKKHKKHKKSSSSKSEKEKHPHKKHKKAKKRLHRQSESSDSEAPEIATIKQPRNASLSSKFTEIMEKASRNGADLRLAKQKLPTDPCSLVEEITKTIQNKVLPVLEVASSGSESDVPVDVASPVISPIIEDELNLEDLMRQKALLQARLGAYLSDPEVEEMTDPPNHRQTPKKTHQESSQGKPVAKVATHAAQPHIAASKSAAPLATATSKHAIIKQSSKHNSNESDVILLDDSSGGQRTPSPTPEKRRRHASPSPATTAPRSRVRDESTHARRERRSRERERLRSRTPPRRRGEPLPIQSRPRSRNRNMEDLRQEINRDKQRERREHSRDRDRERDRERERDRRGTDRQQATEPRTGRPRDRDGRPNRQRSHSRSKLESDRRRERERQKDRDRGGFDRGRGGGRGGDNGVGDRDRYKGSLSEGQKMHEKESSDEDINLDIDINDDEDDEERIIEQRRKRREELLKKLGSGQESPTPQNSNSYESRSTSPGSSQRPARSPTPTLPEAIHPKDQQQLDNSGNQKNNKDSGKEKRNEWDMFADQDVDSNFDSPNTIVQNKHQHDNPALTDNWDDAEGYYRVRIGEVLDNRYLVNGYTGQGVFSNVVRGRDQARGQANVAIKIIRNNEIMHKTGLRELEILKKLNDADPDDRFHCLRLYRHFFHKQHLCMVFEPLAMNLREVLKKYGKNVGLHIKAVRSYTQQLFLALKLLKKTGILHADIKPDNILVNENNLILKLCDFGSASGISDNEITPYLVSRFYRAPEIILGIPYDYGIDTWSAGCTIYELYTGKILYSGKSNNQMLKFFMDVKGKIPNRIVRKGQFKEQHFDQSCNFLYHEIDKLTEREKIVVMPVIKPSRSLQQELIADQNLPDDQHRKVTQLKDLLENMFALDPAKRISLNQALMHPFIQEKM
- the thoc7 gene encoding THO complex protein 7 — protein: MNDEEIIKQRLLIDGDGTGEDRRLNVLLKHFLKWANSKNDSPETSQVMYDRLMAQFAQCKLTAMKNVQTLQMINAERDNYSRLVEQHEESIVLARDEIEASKKELITAKQIRKNKMEYDLLAELIENQPDRNGTQGQIETIRREIDDLVQKKLKMERKFQKRRNDFTLLMYTIHELEQQLEQDNSSSSASSTVSESDTRSGHDLDDNGIMEVSDEDDDLNNSGPTKFDGARGEQKYPSVSTEDSKAMSVEEDTVLELSIDKDEHDVDVAVAS